The Sphingomonas sp. NBWT7 nucleotide sequence GCTCATCAGCGGAGGGTTCGATCATGAGAGTAACTTACCGCCGTCCTTCGATCCCGCCAAACCCCTTACGACCAATTTTCGAGTGAGATTTGCGAGAGGGCAATCAGACAGTTCTGCGCGACCATTTACCCCCGTACTCGACCTGCCCAACCTTACACGATTATGACACGCCTAGCGCGACCGGCATTATTCCGCGCGATCCATTTTCCCGGCGTTAGCGTGTCACGGTAGCAGGACCATGGCTGGATCGGCCTTGTCCAGAATAACCAAATAAGGCTTAGAAAATGGTCGGTGTCGCAAGCTGTTCTACGCGCCCGCCGCGACTTAAACTCGTATCCATTCGCCACCCCATCCAAACCGCGAATGTTGACATCCGTAGTAGAAAACACCTCCAGCGCCTCAACTTTCTCAACATTCGCGCCAACATCGCCCCCGCAACCCACCCGTTCCCTTCCCTCCGCAACCCGCCTAAATGCCCACGATGACCCACGACATCCACGTCATCGGCGGCGGGCTCGCCGGGAGCGAGGCCGCCTGGCAGCTCGCCGAGGCCGGCCACAAGGTCCGCCTCTCCGAAATGCGCGGCTCTGGGGAGAACACCCCCGCGCACCACACCGATCACCTCGCCGAGCTCGTCTGCTCGAACAGCTTCCGCTCCGACGATGCGGAGAGCAACGCCGTCGGCCTGATCCACCAGGAGATGCGCGCATTGGGCTCGCTGATCTTGACGCAAGGCGACCGGCACAAGGTCCCCGCCGGCTCTGCACTGGCGGTCGACCGCGACGGCTTCTCCGCTGGCGTCACCGCCGCGCTCAACGCGCACCCCAACATCACGATCGTGCGCGAGCGGATCGACACGCTTCCGCAAGGCCCCGCGATCATCGCCACCGGCCCGCTCACCGCCCCCGGCCTGTCCGAGGCGATCGCCGGCGAGACGGGGAAGGACGCGCTCGCCTTTTTCGACGCCATCGCGCCCATCGTCCACCGCGACACGATCGACATGGACAAGGCCTGGTTCCAGTCGCGCTGGAACAAGGGCGACGGCACCGATTACATCAACTGCCCGCTCACCCGCGAACAGTATGACGCCTTCGTCGAAGGGCTGCTGGCGGGCGAGAAGAGCGTGCCGCGCGAATGGGAGAATGTGCCCTATTTCGAAGGCTGCATGCCGATCGAGGTAATGGCGGAGCGCGGCCGCGAGACGCTGCGCTTCGGCCCGATGAAGGGCGTCGGCCTCGACCAGCCCGGCACCGCCTCGGACAAGCACCCGCAGGGCCGCTGGCCCTATGCCTGTGTCCAGCTGCGCCAGGACAATGCCGCCGGCACCTTGTGGAACATCGTCGGCTTCCAGACGAAGCTCAAGCATGCCGAGCAGGTCCGCCTGTTCCGCACCATCCCGGGCCTGGAAAAGGCCGAGTTCGCGCGCCTCGGCGGCCTCCACCGCAACACCTTCCTGCGCTCGCCCGAGCTGCTCGATCCCGAGCTGCGGCTGAAGTCGCGCCCGAACGTCCGCTTCGCCGGGCAGATCACCGGCTGCGAAGGCTATGTCGAAAGCGCCGCGATCGGCCTCTTGGCCGGCCGCTTCGCCGCGGCGGAGCTTGCGGGTGGGTCGATGGCCCCGCCCCCCGTCGAGACGGCGCTGGGCGCTCTCCTCAATCACATCACCGGCGCCGCGGTGGCGGAAACGTATCAGCCGATGAACGTCAACTTCGGCCTCTTCCCGCCGATCGAGGGCCGCACCAAGAAGGCCGATCGCAAGAAGATGTACACCGATCGCGCACGCGCCGCGCTGGCGGGGTGGCTCACCGCCTAATTACCGTCGTCGGCGCTCGCTTGGGGACAGACGCATCGCGGCTTCGCCTTGCGCTTCACTGCCGTAGTGGCGAACTCGGCGCGGTCCATCACGCCCGACTTGTCGCGATCGGCAGCGGCGAACTTCGCCGTCGTCTTCGCCGCCCACTCGTCGAACGACAGCCGGCCGTCACCGTTGGCGTCGAGCTTCGCGAACGCCTTGCGCCGGGAGACGAGATATTCGTCGCGCGTGATGCGGCTGTCGCGATCCTTGTCGTAGCGGTCGAAGCGCTTCTCCTCGCGCGTCCGCTCGGTCGCTTCGGGCACCGGAGCCGCGGGCTCATCGCCCGCCGTGTCGGCGCGCAGGGGGGCGGGCGGCGGGGGCGGCAGCACGGGATCGCTTGTTGCGCGGCTCGAGAACAGCAGCCAGCCCGCCGCCACCATCAGCAGCGCCGCCATACCTCCCGCCAGATATCGCCACATCGCCCCGCTCCCCCCGTCGGCCGATGCTAGCGCACCCCGCGGCGACCGCAAGCCTACCGTCCGGTCAGCCGGTGCCAGGCGAGCCGCGCGACACGGCGCGGCGCGCCCGGCGGCGCGGCGCCTGCGAGATCCGCCCGCGCGACATGAACCAGTGCCCCTAGGAAGCGCCCCGCCCCGCTCCATCGCTGCGCCGCGGCCGCCTGCAACGACGGCATTGCCAACCGCGTCGCCGCGGCCACACGCGCCGGCTCCGCACTACGCAGCGCGAGATCGGCCAGCGCCCACCCGCGACCGGCCGCCGAGACATCGTCGCGCGCACCTGCGAGCCGCGCCGCCTCGTTGAAAACGCTCGCCCGCGCCGCCGCGAACGCCTCCAGATCGCCGTCGCCGATCTCGGCGGGCAGCAACAGCTCCCAGCCTTCGGCTACCTTCATCAGCGCCGCCGCGTCCGCTCCCTCGTCGCGCAAGGTCCGCAGGATCGGTTGCGCCGGCACGACGCCCTGCGCCAGATCACCCAGCGCCTCGTACCACCACGTCAGCCGCAGCTGCGCCACCATCGCATCGCGCGTCCCCAGCGCGAGCCGCGCCAGCGTCGCATCGAGCGCGAACACCGCCGCCACGCCCGCACGCGCCGCCCGTGGCGCATAGGACAGCGCAAGCGCCCGCTCGGGATGCCCGTCCGTGGGATCGATCCCCAAGGTTTCCGCGTCGTTAACCATGTCGCTTGAGGCCGGTTTAGCCGCTCATCGTGTATCGCGCCACGCGAAGCCAACCAGATCGATACGAGTGACGATGCGCGCGCGCGAGAACATCATGGCGACTTTCCTCGGCCGCCTTCGCCGCGACCGCCGCGGCAACACGCTCGCGATCATGGCCGCAGCGATGATCCCGCTGATCGCGATGATCGGCTCGGGCATCGACATGACGCGCGCCTACATGGCGCAGAACCGATTTCGTCAGGCCTGCGACGCGGGATCCTTGGCCGGCCGCCGCCTGCTCAGCGGTCTCACCGTCACGCAGAACGTGCGCGACGAGGCGACCAAATATTTCACTTTCAACTTCCCGCAGGGCCAGTTCCAGTCCGCCGCCTACACGCTCGCCATGTCGATCCCGACGGCGGGCACGCTGCGCATTGCGAGCGAGACGACGATCCCGACGACGCTGATGAAGATCTTCGGCTTCAACACGCTGCCCATTTCGGCGACGTGCTCGGCGACGCAGGATTTCGTCAATACGGATCTAATGCTCGTCTTCGATCTTTCGGGATCGATGAACTGCGCTCCAGGAGGCGTTGGTGACTGTGGAGGCGTTAATCAGCCGAACTCTAAGCTCGACGCGTTAAAGGCCGCCGCAAAGGCACTTTATGCAACGCTAGAACCGGCTCAAGATCAGCTTTACGCTAACAATCTCCGTATGCGGTACGGTTTTGTAAATTATTCAAGCGGCGTAAATGTGGGAGAGGCTCTTTACCAGAAGAACTCATCAAATTTTGTGACGAGGTCTTCATATCAATCAAGAATTCCAGCATTGGACGACAATAGCAAGACACGTGCATGGTGCGATGCCAAATTGGGAAATTTCACCGAGGGGTACGTGTATAACTTTTGGACAGGACGAAACGAATATTATCGTAACTGTCGATACCCTGTAGATTACAATACAGGCACGTGGTTGTACAGAGAAATTGAACATGACGTTACAAGCTATCTTGCGGGTGGAACGCCATTTCTTCTAAGTAGGAATCGAGCCTCGACACGCTGGGCGGGGTGTATCGAAGAACGTCTAACCGACTCCGCCATAATTGATGGGGGGGCTGCAACGACTGCTCCAACTTCGGCTTATGATCTCGATATCGACCTTCCGCCCAACGACGACTCAAAGCGCTGGCGACCGGCTTGGCCGGATACATATTTCGAACCCAATTCATTAAGGCCGACCAGCAGTTTCTATTGTCCAACTGCCGCACGGCGATTGCGCAATTACTATGGGGATAAATCCGGCTTTGAAAACTATGTCGATAGTCTGGATGCAATAGGTGGAACCTATCACGATCTTGGAATGATTTGGGGAGCGCGTTTTATCTCGCCCACAGGGATCTTTGCGGCCTCTCCATCCGAAACCAATGACCTCACAACGCCGGACAATCCCGTGAAGATCAGGGGATTCGGTGTAAAGAAGTACATCATCTTCATGACCGACGGCGAAATGAAGCCCGAATATTTTCTTTACTCTCCATATGGAGTCGAGAGTCTGGATCAACGGGTGACTGCAGGTGCATCGAATTTGCTCGACCGCCACCTCCAGCGCTTCCGCATGGCGTGCAACGCTGCGAAGGCGAAAGGCATCGACGTCTGGGTCATTGCCTTCGCCACGACGTTGACGACCGACATGCAGAATTGCGCGTCGAAGCCCGAGCAGGCTGCCGGACTGTCAACGAACGCTGCCCTCATCGCCAAATTCCAGGAGATCGGCTCCAAGATCGGCTCGCTGAGGCTCAGCCAGTGATGCTGCGACGGCTTCGCAGTGACGAACGCGGCGCGACAATCCTCGAATTCGCGCTGATCATCCCCGTGGTCTGTTCGCTACTCGCGGCGGGGTTCGAGCTCGGCTACCGCGTGTATCTCGGCGCAATCGTGCAAGGCGCGCTGCTCGAGGCGTCGCGTCGCGCGACGATCGGCGATCGTACCGCCGCGCAGATCGATCAGATCATCAAGGATCGCGTCGCGATGCTGTCGAACGCGATGAACGTGAAAAGCATCAAGAAGGAGAACTTCTACAACTTCACGAACGTCGGAAAGCCGGAGAAAATCACTTTCGATAAGAACAACAATAATAGCTACGACGCCTCTGATGACTGTTACGAGGATGCCAACAACAACAGCGTCTACGACGTCAACCTAAATACCGGGTTGGGCACGGCGGACGATATCGTCCGCTATACGGTCGAAGTCGAATATCCTAACATCATGCCGGTGAACGCACTGATGGGTTGGGGCACGAAGCAATACATCACCGCCTCCACCGTGCTGCGCAACCAGCCGTTCACGTCTCGCGCGATACCGACGGTGCGCTGCCCGTGAGCGCAATAGCCATGGCTGCGGCCGCCACGCTGCGCCGTCTACGCGCTGACCGCCGCGGTCTGGCGCTGCTCGAATTCGCCTTCACGCTGCCGCTGGTGCTGACGTTGCTGCTCTATGGCCTCGAGATCGCGAACTACGGCCTCGCCTCGCTGCGGGTGCACCAGATCGCCGCCACCGCCGCCGACAACGCCGCGCGTGTCCGCGATTCGATCAACGAGGCCGACGTCAACGAAGTGCTGATCGGCGGCAAGATCGTCGGCGAGCGCATGGATTTCGCCAGTCGTGGCCGCATCATTCTCAGCGACGTTATGCCGAACGGTCAGACGGGCACCAACGCCGGTCAGAAGATCCTGTGGCAGCGTTGCACCGGCGCGCTCAACACGCCCGAATCGCAGCCCAAATACGGTGCCGAGGGCAAGGGCGCGACCGACGGCACGCTACAGGCGATGGGCGCCGCCGGCCGCCAGATCGCGGCGAGTCCGAATTCGGCGATGATCTTCGCCGAGGTGACCTATCGCTACAAGCCGGTGGTCTCATCCACGCTGCTCGGCACGCCGATCCTGCGCTCCGAAGCGTCGTTCACCGTTCGCGAACGCAACGCGGAGACGCTGAAAGCCGCGACCGGTGCAACGGCGAGCGTCTGCGCGAACTATACAGCCTAATTCGCGCAGATGTCTCGGCTATCTCACCCGCGATACGTTACGTTCTTCACCGCCTCGACGATGCGGTCGGACGAGATCAGCGCCAGCTTCTCTAGGTTCGCCGCATAGGGTAGCGGCACGTCCTCGTTGCAGACGCGGATCACCGGCGCGTCGAGATCGTCGAACCCTTCCTCCATGCAGATCGCCACGATCTCGCTCGCGATCGAGCAGGTCGGCCAGCCTTCCTCGGCGACGACCAATCGGTTGGTCTTGGCGAGGCTTTTCAGCACCGTCTGCTTGTCGAGCGGGCGCAGCGTGCGCAGGTCGATCACTTCCGCCTCGACGCCTTCCTCGGCGAGCTTGTCCGCCGCCTCGAGCGCCAACCCCACGCCGATCGAGTAGCTGACGATCGTCACGTCGCGGCCTTCGCGCATCACCCGCGCCTTGCCGATCGGCAGCACCCAGTCGTCGAGCTTGGGCACGTCGAACGAGCGGCCATAGAGCAGCTCGTTCTCGAGGAACACGACCGGGTCCTCGGTGCGGATTGCCGCCTTCAGCAACCCCTTGGCATCCGCCGCATCGTACGGCGCGATCACGATCAGCCCGGGAACGCTTGCGTACCAGGGACCATAGTTCTGCGAGTGTTGCGCGCCGACGCGGCTCGCGGCGCCATTGGGGCCGCGGAACACCATCGGGCAGCGCATCTGTCCGCCGGACATGTAGTTCGTCTTGGCAGCCGAATTGACGATATGATCGATCGCCTGCATCGCGAAGTTGAACGTCATGAACTCGACGATCGGGCGGAGCCCGCCCATCGCGGCGCCCGTGCCGACGCCGGCGAAGCCGTATTCGGTGATCGGCGTGTCGATCACGCGCTGTTCGCCGAACTCGTCCAGCAAACCCTGCGTTACCTTGTACGCGCCCTGATATTGCGCGACTTCCTCGCCCATCACGAACACGCGGTCGTCGGCGCGCATCTCCTCCGCCATCGCGTCGCGCAGCGCCTCGCGGACGGTCATCTTGACCATCTCGGTGCCTTCCGGGATCGCCGGATCGGCGACCTCGGCATCGTGCTTCGCCGCCTCGAACATCTGGCGCGCGCCGGTCTCGACCTTCTCCTGCGCGGGATGCGCGGAATCCTCGACCTTGTCGTCCTTCTTCGCGTCGGCCTTGGCCTTCGCGTCGGGCGCGTCGTCCTTGGTCTCTTGCGGCGCGGTGTCGGCATTGCCCGCATCCTCGCCCTCGCCGTTCAGCTGCATGATGACGGTGCCGACCTTCACGTTGTCGGTACCCTCGGCGACGAGAATCTTGCCAACGGTCCCCTCGTCGACCGCCTCGAACTCCATCGTTGCCTTGTCGGTCTCGATCTCGGCCATGATGTCGCCCGACTTCACCGTGTCGCCTTCCTTGACGAGCCACTTGGCGAGCGTGCCCTCTTCCATCGTCGGCGACAGCGCCGGCATCTTGATGTCGATCGCCATCTCAGTACGTCTCCACCAGCACGTCGGTATACAGCTCCTGCGGTTCGGGTTCGGGCGTGCTTTCGGCGAAATCGGCCGCCTCGCCCACGGTCTTGCGGATCTCCGCCTCGAGCTTCTTGAGCTCGTCCTCCTTCACGCCTTCCGCCTCGAGCAGCTTCTTGACGTGCTCGATCGGATCGGACTTGTCGCGCACCGCCTGCACTTCCTCGCGGCTGCGATACTTGGCAGGGTCGGACATCGAGTGGCCGCGGTAGCGATAGGTCTTCATCTCGAGGATGATCGGCCCCTTGCCCGCGCGCACCCAGGCGAGCGCCTCCTCGGCTGCGCCGCGCGCCGCCAGCACGTCCATCCCGTCGACCTGGATGCCGGGGATGCGGAAACTCTCGCCGCGGCGGTACAATTGGTCCTCGGCCGACGCGCGGTTCACGCTGGTGCCCATCGCATATTGGTTATTCTCGATGACGAAGATCACCGGCAGCTTCCACAGCTCCGCCATGTTGAAGCTCTCGTACACCTGGCCCTGGTTCGCGGCACCGTCGCCGAAATAGGCGAGGCACACGCCGCCGTCACCGCGATACTTATGCGCGAACCCAAGCCCGGTGCCGAGCGACACCTGTGCCCCAACGATGCCGTGCCCACCGTAGAACTTATGCTCGACGCTGAACATGTGCATCGAGCCGCCCTTGCCCTTCGAGATGCCTGCCTGCCGCCCGGTCAGCTCGGCCATCACGTCCTTGGGCGGGATCCCGCACAGCAGCATATGGCCGTGATCGCGATAGCCGGTGATCACGCTGTCCTTGTCCGACAGCGCAGATTGCAGCCCGACCGCCACCGCCTCCTGCCCGATGTACAGGTGGCAAAAGCCGCCGATCAGGCCGAGCCCGTAGAGCTGCCCCGCCTTTTCCTCGAAGCGGCGGATCAGCAGCATGTCCTTGTAGAATTGTATCAGCTCGTCGCGCGATGCCTTGTACGGCTGCGGCTCGTTGGGCCGCTCGCGATTGGTGATGGCTGGTTCGGCGCTCTTCGCGCTTGGCGTTTTTGCCACGGGGTTGGACCTCGCAGGTTCCTGGGGGGAGAGGGATGCGGCGCGTATAGGCGCGAACCCGCGAAACGTGCAATTGCCAGGCACGGCGCAAGCACGCGCGGCGTTTCTTGTGCCCCGCCGGTCCGCACTCTAAGCCCGACCGCGATGTCCACCGTACACCCGCTTCGGATCGCCAATTATCGAAGCTACTGGCTGGCGCGGCTCGCCAGTACGATCGCCCAGTCGGCGCTCGCGATCGTGCTCGGCTGGCAGGTATACAGTATCGCGCGCGAGACGATGGACATTCGCGACGCGGCGTTCCTGCTCGGCATGATCGGCCTCGCGCAGTTCGTGCCGCTGTTCGTCCTGACGCCGATCGTCGGGCTGATCGCGGATTCGATCGATCGCCGCTGGATCGTACGTAGCACGACGACGCTGCTCGCGCTCACCACCGGCATGCTCGGCTTCGCGACGTGGGAGGGGTGGCTAGGCCTGCCCGTCCTGTTCGGCGCCGCAGTGTTCGTCGGCGTGGCACGCGCCTTCGCCGGCCCCGCCTATTCGGCGCTCGCCCCCAATCTCGTCCCGCGCGAGAGCCTGCCGACGGCGATCGCGCTGGGATCGATCGCGATGCAGGTCGGCTTCATCGCCGGGCCCAGCGTCGGGGGGCTGCTGTTCGCGATCGGCCCGATCGTCGCTTACGCCGGCATGTCGGCGATGTTCCTCGTCGCGCTGCTGCTCCTCCTCACGATCCGGCGCGTGCCCCAACCGGCCGCGCAGAAGGATCGCCGCCCGCTCGCGCGGATCGTCGACGGCTTCGCCTATGTGAAGCGCAACCGGCTGGTGCAGGCGGCGATCACGCTCGATCTGTTCGCCGTGCTGCTCGCCGGCGCAACCGCGCTGTTGCCGATCTACGCGCGCGATATCCTGCACGTCGGCGCGACCGGCCTCGGCTTCCTCGCCGCGGGCATGGGGATCGGCGCGTCGTTGACCGGCATCTACCTTTCCTTCCGCCCGATGACGACGGACGTCGGGCGCAAGATGCTGATCTCGGTCGTCGTGTTCGGCCTCGCCATCATCACATTCGGCATCTCAAAGATCTTTGCACTCAGCCTCGTGGCGCTGATCGTCGCGGGCGGGGCGGACATGGTGTCGATGTACGTCCGCGGCTCGCTGATTCAGCTGCACACGCCCGACGAGATGCGCGGCCGCGTCAGCGCGGTCAGCCAGCTCACCATTTCGGCGTCGAACGAGCTGGGTGAGGCGG carries:
- a CDS encoding TadE/TadG family type IV pilus assembly protein, with amino-acid sequence MAAAATLRRLRADRRGLALLEFAFTLPLVLTLLLYGLEIANYGLASLRVHQIAATAADNAARVRDSINEADVNEVLIGGKIVGERMDFASRGRIILSDVMPNGQTGTNAGQKILWQRCTGALNTPESQPKYGAEGKGATDGTLQAMGAAGRQIAASPNSAMIFAEVTYRYKPVVSSTLLGTPILRSEASFTVRERNAETLKAATGATASVCANYTA
- a CDS encoding TadE/TadG family type IV pilus assembly protein, whose amino-acid sequence is MLRRLRSDERGATILEFALIIPVVCSLLAAGFELGYRVYLGAIVQGALLEASRRATIGDRTAAQIDQIIKDRVAMLSNAMNVKSIKKENFYNFTNVGKPEKITFDKNNNNSYDASDDCYEDANNNSVYDVNLNTGLGTADDIVRYTVEVEYPNIMPVNALMGWGTKQYITASTVLRNQPFTSRAIPTVRCP
- a CDS encoding EF-hand domain-containing protein, giving the protein MWRYLAGGMAALLMVAAGWLLFSSRATSDPVLPPPPPAPLRADTAGDEPAAPVPEATERTREEKRFDRYDKDRDSRITRDEYLVSRRKAFAKLDANGDGRLSFDEWAAKTTAKFAAADRDKSGVMDRAEFATTAVKRKAKPRCVCPQASADDGN
- a CDS encoding squalene/phytoene synthase family protein — translated: MVNDAETLGIDPTDGHPERALALSYAPRAARAGVAAVFALDATLARLALGTRDAMVAQLRLTWWYEALGDLAQGVVPAQPILRTLRDEGADAAALMKVAEGWELLLPAEIGDGDLEAFAAARASVFNEAARLAGARDDVSAAGRGWALADLALRSAEPARVAAATRLAMPSLQAAAAQRWSGAGRFLGALVHVARADLAGAAPPGAPRRVARLAWHRLTGR
- the trmFO gene encoding methylenetetrahydrofolate--tRNA-(uracil(54)-C(5))-methyltransferase (FADH(2)-oxidizing) TrmFO; protein product: MTHDIHVIGGGLAGSEAAWQLAEAGHKVRLSEMRGSGENTPAHHTDHLAELVCSNSFRSDDAESNAVGLIHQEMRALGSLILTQGDRHKVPAGSALAVDRDGFSAGVTAALNAHPNITIVRERIDTLPQGPAIIATGPLTAPGLSEAIAGETGKDALAFFDAIAPIVHRDTIDMDKAWFQSRWNKGDGTDYINCPLTREQYDAFVEGLLAGEKSVPREWENVPYFEGCMPIEVMAERGRETLRFGPMKGVGLDQPGTASDKHPQGRWPYACVQLRQDNAAGTLWNIVGFQTKLKHAEQVRLFRTIPGLEKAEFARLGGLHRNTFLRSPELLDPELRLKSRPNVRFAGQITGCEGYVESAAIGLLAGRFAAAELAGGSMAPPPVETALGALLNHITGAAVAETYQPMNVNFGLFPPIEGRTKKADRKKMYTDRARAALAGWLTA
- the pdhA gene encoding pyruvate dehydrogenase (acetyl-transferring) E1 component subunit alpha produces the protein MAKTPSAKSAEPAITNRERPNEPQPYKASRDELIQFYKDMLLIRRFEEKAGQLYGLGLIGGFCHLYIGQEAVAVGLQSALSDKDSVITGYRDHGHMLLCGIPPKDVMAELTGRQAGISKGKGGSMHMFSVEHKFYGGHGIVGAQVSLGTGLGFAHKYRGDGGVCLAYFGDGAANQGQVYESFNMAELWKLPVIFVIENNQYAMGTSVNRASAEDQLYRRGESFRIPGIQVDGMDVLAARGAAEEALAWVRAGKGPIILEMKTYRYRGHSMSDPAKYRSREEVQAVRDKSDPIEHVKKLLEAEGVKEDELKKLEAEIRKTVGEAADFAESTPEPEPQELYTDVLVETY
- a CDS encoding MFS transporter — translated: MSTVHPLRIANYRSYWLARLASTIAQSALAIVLGWQVYSIARETMDIRDAAFLLGMIGLAQFVPLFVLTPIVGLIADSIDRRWIVRSTTTLLALTTGMLGFATWEGWLGLPVLFGAAVFVGVARAFAGPAYSALAPNLVPRESLPTAIALGSIAMQVGFIAGPSVGGLLFAIGPIVAYAGMSAMFLVALLLLLTIRRVPQPAAQKDRRPLARIVDGFAYVKRNRLVQAAITLDLFAVLLAGATALLPIYARDILHVGATGLGFLAAGMGIGASLTGIYLSFRPMTTDVGRKMLISVVVFGLAIITFGISKIFALSLVALIVAGGADMVSMYVRGSLIQLHTPDEMRGRVSAVSQLTISASNELGEAESGLMASLLGPVAAVVVGGVGAIAVTLLWARLFPELKNARTFDPPEQPLAVIPPETQHGVSQP
- a CDS encoding pyruvate dehydrogenase complex E1 component subunit beta translates to MAIDIKMPALSPTMEEGTLAKWLVKEGDTVKSGDIMAEIETDKATMEFEAVDEGTVGKILVAEGTDNVKVGTVIMQLNGEGEDAGNADTAPQETKDDAPDAKAKADAKKDDKVEDSAHPAQEKVETGARQMFEAAKHDAEVADPAIPEGTEMVKMTVREALRDAMAEEMRADDRVFVMGEEVAQYQGAYKVTQGLLDEFGEQRVIDTPITEYGFAGVGTGAAMGGLRPIVEFMTFNFAMQAIDHIVNSAAKTNYMSGGQMRCPMVFRGPNGAASRVGAQHSQNYGPWYASVPGLIVIAPYDAADAKGLLKAAIRTEDPVVFLENELLYGRSFDVPKLDDWVLPIGKARVMREGRDVTIVSYSIGVGLALEAADKLAEEGVEAEVIDLRTLRPLDKQTVLKSLAKTNRLVVAEEGWPTCSIASEIVAICMEEGFDDLDAPVIRVCNEDVPLPYAANLEKLALISSDRIVEAVKNVTYRG
- a CDS encoding TadE/TadG family type IV pilus assembly protein; its protein translation is MRARENIMATFLGRLRRDRRGNTLAIMAAAMIPLIAMIGSGIDMTRAYMAQNRFRQACDAGSLAGRRLLSGLTVTQNVRDEATKYFTFNFPQGQFQSAAYTLAMSIPTAGTLRIASETTIPTTLMKIFGFNTLPISATCSATQDFVNTDLMLVFDLSGSMNCAPGGVGDCGGVNQPNSKLDALKAAAKALYATLEPAQDQLYANNLRMRYGFVNYSSGVNVGEALYQKNSSNFVTRSSYQSRIPALDDNSKTRAWCDAKLGNFTEGYVYNFWTGRNEYYRNCRYPVDYNTGTWLYREIEHDVTSYLAGGTPFLLSRNRASTRWAGCIEERLTDSAIIDGGAATTAPTSAYDLDIDLPPNDDSKRWRPAWPDTYFEPNSLRPTSSFYCPTAARRLRNYYGDKSGFENYVDSLDAIGGTYHDLGMIWGARFISPTGIFAASPSETNDLTTPDNPVKIRGFGVKKYIIFMTDGEMKPEYFLYSPYGVESLDQRVTAGASNLLDRHLQRFRMACNAAKAKGIDVWVIAFATTLTTDMQNCASKPEQAAGLSTNAALIAKFQEIGSKIGSLRLSQ